A single window of Syntrophus aciditrophicus SB DNA harbors:
- a CDS encoding leucyl aminopeptidase: MEVTIKSGRLVDAEAEILLLTFFEGMQELPVAAKSLDERYGGIISQIIKDRDFEGRLHQISLVYNGADAPAKRIILVGLGKKAEFDLEKLRAAFSRAAQHVRSMNIKVLTSFVNFPEWSSCLFTHDELAEAVVEGVLLGLYQFTPYKTVERENIKELDQFILLEEKPENLSVLSEATRRAETIARAVWFARDLVSSPGNEMTPQILAAKALEMVSTRNKIEATVLDDAQIGEIGMHAILAVAQGSHEPPRFIIMNYKGAESREGAIVLVGKGITFDSGGISLKPAEKMGEMKSDMAGAAAVIATLMAAADLDLPVNLVGLVPTTENLPGGRAYRPGDVLKSLSGQTIEVISTDAEGRLILADALTYAEKYNPSAVVDIATLTGACIVALGDLAIGMMGTDESLKKEVAAAGERTGERVWELPLWKEYHELIKSDIADYKNTGGRFGGAITAAAFLSKFIGDYPWVHLDIAGPSWLDKDRSYVPKGASGIGVRLLISWLRTRLVNA; this comes from the coding sequence ATGGAAGTAACCATTAAATCAGGACGACTGGTCGATGCCGAGGCGGAGATCCTTTTGCTGACGTTCTTTGAAGGAATGCAGGAGCTCCCCGTAGCGGCAAAATCTCTTGATGAACGTTATGGCGGCATTATAAGTCAAATCATTAAAGACCGAGATTTTGAAGGCAGACTCCATCAGATCTCCCTGGTCTATAACGGGGCGGATGCCCCGGCTAAGAGGATTATCCTGGTCGGTTTGGGAAAGAAGGCTGAGTTTGATCTGGAAAAATTGCGCGCGGCTTTTTCCCGGGCGGCACAGCATGTCAGAAGCATGAATATCAAAGTTTTGACTTCCTTTGTGAATTTTCCGGAATGGTCTTCCTGCCTTTTCACTCATGATGAGCTGGCTGAAGCTGTTGTCGAGGGGGTACTCCTTGGCCTTTATCAATTCACCCCTTACAAGACCGTGGAACGGGAAAACATCAAAGAACTGGATCAATTCATTCTTCTTGAGGAGAAACCGGAGAATCTTTCCGTCCTCAGCGAAGCAACACGAAGGGCAGAGACCATAGCCCGGGCTGTCTGGTTCGCCCGGGATCTCGTTTCCTCTCCGGGCAACGAAATGACACCGCAGATCCTGGCGGCAAAGGCACTGGAAATGGTTTCCACCCGTAATAAGATCGAAGCGACAGTCCTTGATGATGCGCAGATCGGAGAAATCGGCATGCATGCCATCCTGGCTGTGGCCCAGGGAAGCCACGAACCACCGCGGTTCATTATTATGAATTACAAGGGAGCGGAAAGCAGGGAAGGGGCTATTGTTCTGGTCGGCAAAGGGATCACTTTTGACAGCGGCGGGATCAGCCTCAAACCCGCGGAGAAGATGGGGGAGATGAAATCCGACATGGCCGGAGCCGCGGCGGTGATTGCCACGCTTATGGCGGCGGCGGACCTGGATTTGCCGGTAAACCTCGTCGGCCTCGTTCCCACAACGGAGAATCTTCCCGGCGGTCGCGCATATAGGCCCGGAGACGTCCTGAAATCACTTTCCGGGCAGACTATCGAGGTGATTTCCACGGATGCGGAAGGGCGGCTGATCCTCGCCGACGCTCTGACCTATGCGGAAAAATATAATCCATCGGCGGTAGTTGATATCGCCACGCTGACCGGCGCCTGCATCGTCGCCCTGGGGGATCTGGCCATCGGAATGATGGGCACAGACGAATCTCTCAAGAAGGAGGTCGCCGCCGCAGGGGAACGCACCGGCGAAAGAGTCTGGGAACTTCCACTCTGGAAGGAATATCATGAGTTGATCAAAAGCGATATCGCTGACTACAAAAACACGGGCGGACGGTTCGGCGGGGCAATTACGGCGGCGGCTTTTCTCAGCAAATTTATCGGGGATTATCCCTGGGTGCATCTTGACATCGCCGGCCCTTCCTGGCTGGATAAAGACCGCTCCTATGTGCCGAAAGGGGCGTCAGGAATCGGTGTCCGGCTGCTGATCTCATGGCTGAGAACCCGACTGGTTAACGCGTGA
- a CDS encoding ABC transporter ATP-binding protein, which produces MGVILKVKNLTTCFETSEGVIRAVDEVDLEVRKGDTLGIVGESGCGKSAFALSIMRLVPMPPGRIASGSVIFSGCDLLRLSGEEMRKVRGRDISMIFQEPMTSLNPVIRVGEQIAEVTRLHKGLKKKDALDHAVKMLRLVGISEPEKRVRDYPHQLSGGMRQRVMIAMAMACSPRLLIADEPTTALDMTIQAQILDLIGRLRQETGMSVIMITHDLGVVAETAQHVAVMYAGRVVEKASVEALFSNPMHPYTAGLMRSLPNPDKAYDRSAMLPVIPGSVPDLYHLPPGCRFQDRCAHVMDICRKLEPQLMEVESGHAARCWLYGNHG; this is translated from the coding sequence ATGGGTGTTATTTTGAAGGTGAAAAACCTGACGACGTGTTTTGAAACATCGGAGGGGGTTATCCGGGCGGTCGATGAAGTGGATCTGGAGGTCCGGAAGGGAGACACGCTTGGGATCGTAGGCGAATCCGGTTGCGGAAAGAGCGCCTTTGCCCTGTCCATCATGCGGCTTGTTCCCATGCCGCCCGGCCGGATTGCTTCCGGATCGGTGATTTTCAGCGGTTGCGATCTGCTGCGCCTCTCCGGTGAGGAGATGCGGAAAGTCCGGGGGCGGGACATCAGCATGATTTTTCAGGAACCCATGACCTCTTTGAATCCCGTAATTCGTGTAGGGGAGCAGATCGCGGAAGTGACTCGTCTGCACAAGGGATTGAAGAAAAAGGATGCTCTCGATCATGCTGTAAAGATGCTGCGTCTGGTTGGTATATCCGAACCGGAAAAACGCGTCCGGGATTACCCCCATCAATTGAGCGGTGGGATGCGGCAAAGGGTCATGATCGCCATGGCCATGGCCTGCAGCCCACGTCTTCTTATTGCCGATGAACCGACCACGGCGCTGGATATGACGATTCAGGCCCAGATACTTGATCTTATCGGTCGTCTCAGACAGGAAACCGGCATGTCGGTCATCATGATTACTCACGATCTTGGTGTGGTAGCCGAGACTGCGCAGCATGTAGCGGTCATGTATGCGGGACGCGTTGTCGAAAAAGCGTCCGTGGAGGCTCTATTTTCCAACCCTATGCATCCCTACACCGCGGGGCTCATGCGTTCTCTCCCAAATCCGGATAAAGCTTATGATCGTTCCGCCATGCTGCCGGTGATACCCGGCAGTGTGCCCGATCTCTATCATCTTCCGCCAGGATGCCGTTTTCAGGACCGCTGCGCACATGTGATGGATATCTGTCGAAAGCTGGAGCCTCAACTGATGGAGGTGGAATCGGGGCATGCAGCCCGCTGCTGGCTTTACGGCAACCATGGCTGA
- a CDS encoding ABC transporter ATP-binding protein: protein MTEIECDSGIQAGNAIGDKPILELVGVKKTFTVQKGLFSGAQLQIHALDGVTLTVYQGETLGLVGESGCGKSTLGRLVMHLDEPTEGRILFHGKDIFSYDRTALKDYFKKVQLIFQDPQASLNPRKTAGSAVGEPLLIHGTVPKDQVEQRVAEIMATVGLSREQMGRYSHEFSGGQRQRVGIARAVSLKPELIIADEPVSSLDVSIQAQILNLLKQLQQSFGLTYIFITHDLGVVRHMSDRIAVMYLGRIVELANNQDLYDHPIHPYTRALFSAVPVPHPGRPSKRILLKGDVSGRPYRFAGCPFYPRCPDRIEICQKSSPDLIEKSNGHFVSCHLIC from the coding sequence ATGACGGAAATAGAATGTGATTCCGGGATACAGGCCGGGAACGCCATTGGAGATAAGCCGATTCTTGAACTCGTCGGGGTGAAGAAAACCTTTACCGTACAAAAGGGATTATTCAGTGGAGCACAGCTGCAGATCCATGCCCTGGACGGCGTAACTCTAACCGTCTACCAGGGTGAGACACTCGGCCTGGTGGGTGAGAGCGGCTGCGGCAAGTCGACACTGGGACGTCTTGTGATGCATCTGGATGAACCTACAGAGGGCCGGATTTTATTTCATGGAAAGGATATCTTTTCTTACGATCGAACGGCCTTGAAAGATTATTTCAAAAAGGTGCAACTGATTTTTCAGGATCCTCAGGCCTCTCTCAACCCAAGAAAAACAGCGGGAAGCGCCGTTGGAGAACCCCTGTTGATTCACGGCACGGTTCCTAAGGATCAGGTTGAACAGCGCGTTGCAGAAATTATGGCAACCGTTGGTCTATCCAGAGAGCAGATGGGTCGCTATTCTCACGAGTTCAGCGGCGGACAGAGGCAGCGCGTCGGCATTGCCAGGGCCGTATCACTGAAGCCGGAGCTGATTATCGCCGATGAACCCGTTTCGTCTCTGGATGTCTCAATTCAGGCTCAGATATTGAATTTGTTGAAGCAGCTTCAGCAATCCTTTGGCTTGACGTATATCTTCATCACTCATGATCTTGGTGTGGTTCGGCACATGAGCGACCGGATCGCCGTCATGTATCTCGGTCGAATTGTGGAACTGGCAAATAATCAGGATCTTTATGACCATCCGATTCATCCTTACACAAGGGCTCTTTTTTCTGCCGTTCCGGTTCCTCATCCCGGGCGGCCCTCAAAGCGTATTCTTCTTAAGGGTGATGTGTCCGGCCGACCTTATCGGTTTGCAGGATGTCCTTTTTATCCCAGATGTCCCGACCGGATCGAAATCTGCCAGAAATCGTCCCCGGATCTGATTGAAAAATCCAATGGCCATTTCGTGTCCTGTCATTTAATATGTTGA
- a CDS encoding alpha/beta hydrolase — translation MASIREETIFYSSGALQIEGLYAERSGEAGAVICHPHPQLGGCMQNNVVVSMIGALLIHGYSTLRFNFRGVGRSEGNYDNGIGEQEDVGGAVCWMEKQGKTAILLAGYSFGAWVGARWLQNHEIEYPAILISPPINVMDFDFSALVGKIGLVVCAERDQYCDHERIKDIADSMNSSFALISDADHFYFGYESAIVSVLDKYLTDESQS, via the coding sequence ATGGCTTCTATCAGGGAAGAAACGATTTTTTATTCATCAGGGGCGTTACAGATAGAGGGTCTGTATGCGGAACGAAGTGGAGAAGCGGGGGCCGTTATCTGTCATCCCCACCCTCAACTTGGCGGCTGCATGCAGAACAATGTCGTTGTGAGCATGATCGGCGCCTTGCTCATTCATGGCTATTCAACCCTGAGGTTCAACTTTCGCGGGGTGGGCAGAAGCGAGGGGAACTATGACAACGGTATCGGTGAACAGGAGGATGTCGGTGGCGCCGTCTGCTGGATGGAAAAACAGGGGAAAACGGCCATTCTTCTGGCTGGATATTCCTTTGGCGCCTGGGTCGGCGCGAGGTGGCTCCAAAATCATGAAATCGAGTACCCGGCCATTCTCATCTCACCGCCGATTAATGTAATGGACTTCGATTTTTCCGCCCTGGTCGGAAAAATCGGTCTTGTCGTCTGTGCCGAAAGAGACCAGTACTGCGATCATGAACGGATAAAGGACATTGCGGACAGCATGAACAGCAGCTTTGCATTAATTTCTGATGCGGATCATTTTTATTTCGGCTATGAATCGGCAATAGTATCGGTTCTTGATAAATATCTGACAGACGAATCACAGAGCTAA
- a CDS encoding cold-shock protein has translation MAQGRVKWFNDKKGFGFIENDEGGDVFVHFSSIQGAGWKTLNESQRVRFEIQQGQKGPSAVNVELI, from the coding sequence TTGGCACAGGGGAGAGTTAAATGGTTCAACGATAAAAAGGGTTTTGGCTTTATCGAAAATGATGAAGGCGGTGACGTATTCGTCCATTTCAGTTCCATCCAGGGAGCAGGCTGGAAGACGCTTAACGAAAGCCAGAGGGTTCGCTTTGAAATTCAGCAGGGCCAGAAAGGGCCCAGCGCGGTTAATGTCGAACTGATCTGA
- the fusA gene encoding elongation factor G translates to MKNDIKKVRNIGISAHIDSGKTTLTERILFYTKRIHAMHDVKGKDGVGATMDSMELERERGITISSAATFCTWGDHEVNIIDTPGHVDFTIEVERALRVLDGAILVLCAVGGVQSQSITVDAQMKRYKVPCVAFVNKCDRSGANPARVVEQLKTRLGHNALLMQLPIGLEADFQGIVDLISMKAVYFDGAGGELLRTEAVPESLLPEAISRREELIDSVSLFSDSLTEAILEGTEISEVMIMEAVRQGTLERKITPVFIGSAYKNKGIQPLLDAVTRYLPCPADIENSALDLSREEAPVQLTSNTEDPVVALAFKLEDGIYGQLTYIRVYQGILSRGATVVNARDGKKVRIGRLVRMHADQMEDIEAIHAGYIGALFGLECQSGDTFAAQGLNLAMTSMFVPEPVISLAIVPKDKKSMVNMSKALNRFTKEDPTFRTHLDPETSETIIEGMGELHLDIYVERIRREYNAEVTTGNPRVAYRETITQKAAFNYTHRKQTGGSGQYGRVAGYIEPLSDEDFLFENKITGGAIPTQFIPACEKGFRMSMAKGPKMEFPVTGVKVVIDDGAFHAVDSSDMAFQAAARGAFREAYNKAKPVILEPIMKVVVETPNEFQGAVMGLLNQRRGMIVGTQDEGQTCVIEAQTPLAEMFGFSTVIRSATQGKAQFTMEFSAYRQVPQSIAEKITEEVAKRKKSAA, encoded by the coding sequence ATGAAGAATGACATCAAAAAAGTAAGAAATATTGGAATCAGCGCTCATATTGATTCCGGTAAAACAACCCTGACCGAACGAATTCTCTTCTACACGAAGCGCATTCATGCCATGCATGATGTCAAGGGGAAGGACGGCGTAGGCGCCACCATGGATTCCATGGAACTGGAAAGGGAGCGGGGAATTACCATTTCCTCCGCGGCGACATTCTGCACATGGGGTGATCATGAAGTCAACATTATCGACACGCCCGGCCATGTTGATTTCACAATCGAAGTGGAAAGGGCGCTGCGTGTCCTGGATGGGGCGATTCTTGTCCTTTGTGCAGTGGGCGGGGTGCAGTCCCAGTCCATTACGGTGGATGCCCAGATGAAGCGCTATAAGGTTCCCTGCGTGGCTTTTGTCAACAAATGCGACCGGAGCGGAGCAAATCCCGCCCGTGTCGTGGAGCAATTGAAAACCCGGCTTGGACATAACGCCCTCCTTATGCAACTTCCTATTGGTCTTGAAGCGGATTTTCAGGGAATCGTCGATCTCATTTCCATGAAAGCCGTATATTTCGACGGTGCCGGAGGTGAACTGTTAAGGACGGAGGCTGTTCCCGAGTCGCTCCTGCCTGAAGCGATCTCCAGGCGTGAAGAGTTGATCGACAGCGTTTCTCTCTTTTCCGATTCTTTGACAGAAGCCATTCTGGAGGGTACGGAAATTTCTGAAGTAATGATCATGGAGGCGGTCCGACAGGGCACACTGGAGCGGAAAATCACGCCTGTATTTATCGGTTCTGCTTACAAGAACAAAGGAATTCAGCCGCTTCTGGACGCCGTGACGCGCTACCTTCCCTGTCCGGCAGATATCGAAAATTCTGCGCTGGATCTCTCTCGGGAGGAAGCACCTGTGCAATTGACAAGCAATACCGAAGATCCCGTCGTCGCTCTTGCATTTAAACTGGAAGACGGTATATACGGCCAGTTGACCTACATTCGTGTTTACCAGGGGATACTGTCCAGAGGGGCAACGGTCGTCAATGCCCGGGACGGGAAAAAAGTCCGGATCGGTCGACTGGTGCGCATGCACGCCGATCAGATGGAGGATATCGAGGCTATTCACGCCGGCTATATCGGCGCTCTGTTCGGTCTGGAATGTCAATCCGGTGACACCTTTGCAGCGCAGGGACTGAACCTGGCCATGACATCCATGTTCGTTCCGGAGCCGGTGATCTCGCTTGCCATCGTACCCAAGGACAAAAAGTCCATGGTGAACATGTCCAAGGCCCTGAACCGCTTCACAAAGGAAGACCCCACATTCCGGACCCATCTCGATCCGGAAACGTCAGAAACGATCATTGAAGGGATGGGAGAGCTGCATCTCGACATCTATGTGGAAAGAATCCGGCGTGAGTACAATGCCGAAGTCACGACAGGCAATCCCCGGGTCGCTTACCGGGAAACCATTACCCAGAAAGCGGCATTCAATTACACCCATCGCAAGCAGACCGGTGGTTCGGGTCAGTATGGCCGGGTAGCCGGATATATTGAACCACTGTCTGATGAAGACTTTCTTTTTGAAAATAAGATCACCGGCGGGGCGATCCCCACGCAGTTTATCCCTGCCTGTGAGAAGGGATTCCGGATGAGCATGGCCAAAGGCCCCAAAATGGAATTTCCTGTAACAGGTGTGAAGGTTGTCATCGATGACGGTGCTTTCCATGCAGTGGACTCCTCCGACATGGCGTTTCAGGCCGCGGCAAGGGGGGCATTCCGGGAAGCTTACAATAAGGCGAAGCCTGTAATCCTTGAACCCATCATGAAAGTCGTCGTGGAAACGCCTAATGAGTTTCAGGGAGCTGTCATGGGATTGTTGAATCAGCGCCGGGGCATGATCGTGGGCACTCAGGATGAAGGTCAAACCTGTGTCATTGAAGCTCAGACGCCTCTGGCGGAAATGTTTGGCTTTTCGACGGTTATCCGTTCCGCTACGCAGGGGAAAGCTCAGTTCACCATGGAGTTTTCCGCATATCGGCAGGTGCCGCAGAGCATTGCGGAGAAGATTACGGAAGAAGTGGCTAAACGGAAAAAAAGCGCCGCGTAA
- a CDS encoding amidohydrolase family protein, whose product MENVDTLILGGTVLCLDETMTRIEDGALAIAGDAIAAVGTEREFRQRFTSRNIVDGKHSLILPGLVNSHTHAAMTCFRGIADDMALMDWLGNYIFPAEARNVDPELVYWGSLLACAEMIKSGTTTFCDMYIFEEETARAAREAGMRCLLGEVLFDFPSPNVKTPQEGLAYTRKLLYRWSGDPLVRIAVEPHALYTCSRSLLLEAGNLATEYQVPLALHLLENSSEKKQLQEKLGQDALSCLRELGLLNERLIAFHCVCLDDEDIETFRDEGCKAVYNPESNMKLASGFAPVSRMLREGICVGLGTDGCASNNNLDLFQEMDTAAKLEKVRHLDPTLMPAETVVRMATCQGARVLGMDGITGCLKAGMKADFILIDLNRPHLTPMYNPYSHLVYTVNGSDVKTVFINGKMVMKDRQLLTFNEEECMQQVRRIAERVRESLKEPV is encoded by the coding sequence ATGGAAAATGTGGATACGCTGATTCTCGGGGGAACGGTTCTTTGCCTGGATGAAACGATGACCCGAATCGAAGACGGCGCCTTGGCCATTGCCGGCGATGCCATTGCCGCCGTGGGGACCGAACGTGAATTCCGGCAGAGGTTTACCAGCCGGAATATCGTCGACGGGAAGCATTCGCTGATTCTTCCGGGACTGGTCAACAGCCACACCCACGCCGCCATGACCTGTTTCAGGGGAATCGCTGATGATATGGCCCTGATGGACTGGCTGGGCAATTACATTTTTCCTGCTGAGGCGCGCAACGTTGATCCGGAACTGGTTTACTGGGGAAGTCTGCTGGCCTGTGCGGAAATGATCAAATCCGGAACGACCACCTTCTGTGACATGTACATTTTTGAAGAAGAAACGGCTCGAGCGGCGCGAGAGGCAGGGATGCGCTGTCTGCTGGGGGAGGTGCTCTTTGATTTCCCCTCGCCCAATGTCAAGACGCCTCAGGAGGGACTGGCCTATACGCGTAAGCTCCTTTACCGCTGGTCAGGCGATCCGCTTGTCCGCATCGCGGTGGAGCCCCACGCCCTGTACACCTGCTCCCGCTCCCTGCTTCTTGAGGCCGGTAATCTTGCCACTGAGTATCAGGTCCCTCTTGCCCTTCATCTCCTGGAAAACAGTTCGGAAAAGAAACAACTGCAGGAAAAGCTCGGGCAGGATGCCTTATCCTGTCTGAGAGAGCTCGGCCTTCTGAATGAACGCCTGATCGCCTTTCATTGTGTCTGCCTCGATGATGAGGACATCGAAACGTTTCGTGATGAAGGATGCAAGGCCGTCTATAATCCGGAAAGCAACATGAAACTCGCTTCCGGATTTGCCCCGGTTTCCCGGATGCTCAGAGAAGGGATCTGTGTCGGGCTCGGGACGGATGGATGCGCCAGCAACAACAATCTGGATTTGTTTCAGGAGATGGATACAGCAGCAAAACTTGAAAAGGTGAGACATCTCGATCCGACGCTGATGCCTGCGGAAACCGTCGTCCGAATGGCCACCTGTCAGGGCGCCCGTGTCCTGGGCATGGACGGGATTACAGGCTGTCTGAAAGCGGGAATGAAGGCAGATTTCATTCTGATCGATCTCAACCGCCCTCACCTGACTCCCATGTACAACCCCTATTCACACCTCGTATACACGGTGAACGGCTCGGACGTGAAGACGGTTTTCATCAACGGAAAAATGGTGATGAAAGATCGGCAACTTCTTACTTTCAACGAAGAAGAATGCATGCAGCAGGTCCGCCGCATCGCGGAACGGGTCAGAGAATCACTGAAAGAGCCGGTTTAA
- the bla gene encoding class A beta-lactamase, translating into MNKATTRSLSIFSLCLILLLTGTACTGFSEPLNNPSAITLPAPSESKKNETLEIALKADGDRAFQRLKSEIHRIAVLTGGTVGLSALHIESGRCFSLNGMERFPMASAYKIPIAVQLLSRVDCGDVDLDQFVTIRGSDIHPGSGKLILTFKKKAASYTVRELLELMLLVSDNTASDALLNLAGGPEAVTAFMKTLGIRDLDVSRSTLNMLADWRGIDELPPPEDFSVEKYNRLRSKVPMHVLEKAQNRFYSDIRDTATPDAMTRLVAMVHCGTVLKPESTTLLLKIMERCKTGQSRIRGLIPPGMATANKTGTIGPGIVNDVALLTLPGDAGHLALTIFIKSSDRSLSYQEQTMAQIARYLYDYYFFNGTASAVAASGESCSLQNRICCRKDVR; encoded by the coding sequence ATGAATAAAGCAACGACAAGAAGCCTTTCTATTTTTTCTCTCTGTCTTATCCTGCTTTTAACTGGAACTGCCTGTACTGGTTTCAGTGAACCTCTAAATAATCCCTCTGCGATTACCCTGCCCGCTCCCTCGGAATCAAAAAAGAACGAAACGCTGGAAATAGCTTTGAAGGCAGACGGTGACAGGGCATTTCAGAGACTGAAGTCTGAGATTCATCGCATTGCCGTTCTGACCGGCGGCACTGTAGGCCTCAGTGCCCTGCATATCGAATCCGGCCGATGTTTTTCCCTCAATGGGATGGAACGTTTTCCCATGGCCAGCGCCTATAAAATTCCAATCGCTGTTCAACTGCTCAGTCGGGTAGATTGTGGAGATGTTGACCTTGATCAGTTCGTCACTATTCGCGGCAGTGACATTCATCCGGGAAGCGGTAAGCTCATTTTAACCTTTAAGAAGAAGGCGGCATCCTATACGGTCAGGGAACTGCTGGAATTGATGCTGCTGGTCAGCGACAATACGGCCAGCGATGCCCTGCTGAATCTTGCCGGAGGTCCTGAAGCCGTCACCGCGTTCATGAAAACCCTGGGCATCCGGGATCTGGATGTCAGCCGCTCCACCTTGAACATGCTTGCCGACTGGCGCGGCATCGACGAACTTCCCCCACCGGAGGATTTCAGTGTGGAAAAGTACAACAGGCTGCGCAGCAAGGTCCCAATGCATGTTCTGGAAAAGGCACAGAATCGCTTCTATTCCGACATTCGCGATACGGCAACGCCTGACGCGATGACACGACTCGTCGCCATGGTGCATTGTGGAACGGTTCTCAAACCTGAAAGCACGACACTGCTTTTAAAGATTATGGAGCGCTGTAAGACAGGCCAATCCAGAATCAGGGGACTGATTCCCCCCGGCATGGCAACGGCCAACAAAACCGGCACAATCGGACCAGGCATTGTGAATGATGTGGCCTTATTGACCCTGCCAGGCGATGCAGGCCATCTGGCCCTGACGATTTTCATCAAATCCTCGGATCGCAGCCTTTCATATCAGGAACAAACGATGGCTCAGATCGCACGCTATCTGTATGATTATTATTTTTTCAATGGAACGGCATCTGCCGTGGCGGCTTCCGGTGAATCCTGCTCACTGCAGAATCGGATCTGCTGTCGGAAGGACGTCCGATGA
- a CDS encoding YkgJ family cysteine cluster protein, giving the protein MDSNQRITCKQCGTCCLAHISAYASGEDIERWNREGRDDILHIIEHEHAMWVGDHLVSSLDGHYLHGCPFLTWEGAHYACSIYVTRPSVCRNYEPGSSEICPQFKRTEK; this is encoded by the coding sequence GTGGATTCGAATCAGCGAATAACCTGCAAACAATGCGGCACCTGCTGTCTGGCCCATATCAGCGCCTATGCGAGTGGTGAAGACATCGAACGCTGGAATCGGGAAGGCCGGGATGACATTCTGCACATCATCGAACATGAGCATGCCATGTGGGTTGGAGATCACCTGGTTTCTTCCCTGGATGGGCACTACCTTCATGGATGTCCGTTTTTGACCTGGGAAGGCGCCCACTATGCCTGCTCTATCTACGTCACAAGGCCTTCGGTCTGCCGAAATTATGAACCAGGCTCATCGGAAATTTGCCCGCAGTTCAAAAGGACAGAAAAATAA
- a CDS encoding radical SAM protein, whose protein sequence is MRQKIPLLASFKLTFRCNLSCLACPFHQRAGEEKANMSWSLARASLDALKHQGTLIVVFEGGEPFLWRDGRHDLHDLVNYAGRLFPRVAVTTNGTFPLDVPADILWVSLDGLKETHDRLRSGSFDRVWENLEQCSHGRLFVHFTINRENRHDIRPLLEKLKGIPAFRGMTVQLFYPYGQGEASLALSDLERKTVLEEVVAMKKQGFPILNSAGRLTAMINNDWRCHDDILINVDPDGAITPGCYVKSRGRINCRNCGFSPVSEASGALDLFPGSLKAGWSIFLK, encoded by the coding sequence ATGCGTCAGAAAATTCCTCTTCTGGCCAGTTTTAAACTGACATTCCGCTGCAACCTTTCATGTCTTGCCTGCCCGTTTCACCAGCGTGCCGGAGAAGAGAAAGCCAACATGAGCTGGTCTCTGGCCAGGGCTTCCCTTGACGCCTTGAAGCATCAGGGCACACTGATTGTTGTCTTTGAAGGAGGGGAACCCTTTTTGTGGCGGGATGGCCGCCATGACCTGCATGATTTGGTCAATTACGCCGGAAGGCTATTTCCCCGGGTAGCCGTAACAACAAACGGAACCTTTCCCCTGGATGTGCCGGCGGACATCCTGTGGGTCAGTCTGGACGGCTTGAAGGAGACTCACGACCGGCTCCGCTCCGGTTCTTTCGACAGAGTCTGGGAAAATCTCGAACAATGCAGTCATGGCCGTCTTTTCGTTCACTTCACCATCAACCGTGAGAATCGTCACGATATCCGCCCATTGCTGGAAAAACTGAAAGGCATTCCGGCATTCCGCGGAATGACCGTTCAACTGTTCTACCCCTATGGTCAGGGAGAAGCATCCCTGGCTTTGTCCGATCTGGAACGGAAGACGGTTCTGGAAGAAGTTGTCGCGATGAAGAAACAAGGGTTTCCGATTCTCAACTCCGCCGGTCGTTTGACGGCCATGATTAACAACGACTGGCGCTGCCATGACGATATTCTCATCAATGTCGATCCTGATGGCGCCATCACTCCGGGTTGTTATGTCAAGAGCAGGGGGCGGATCAACTGCCGGAACTGCGGTTTTTCTCCCGTTTCCGAGGCGTCGGGCGCCCTGGACCTTTTTCCGGGATCGCTGAAGGCGGGATGGTCGATTTTCCTGAAGTGA